A window of Rhododendron vialii isolate Sample 1 chromosome 11a, ASM3025357v1 contains these coding sequences:
- the LOC131306812 gene encoding uncharacterized protein LOC131306812, which translates to MYERPDTDWAKVVAYKTKEHEDRTMTALEAAWKAISNIAASPFARKLQEAQLLSRVKHGWRQLAEEFTTQFLTSRRAPKMFESLSTMKQGESEPIRDYAKKYWETFNEIESCSKEYAIATFKTGLPVRGELRQSLNMNPVAMLAKLMERIEQHARMEDDILCEDGKIVAEQTKGPTKKVDKPEPKTYRERKKYRQAKKEPCKERQVPDPKSFFQ; encoded by the exons atgtacgagagacctgatacTGATTGGGCCAAGGTCGTGGCTTACAAAACTAAGGAGCATGAGGATCGAACAATGACTGCACTAGAAGCAGCATGGAAAGCCATAAGTAACATAGCGGCTTCCCCCTTCGCAAGAAAACTGCAAGAAGCACAGTTGctgagcagagtgaagcacg GATGGAGGCAATTGGCTGAGGAGTTCACTACTCAGTTCTTGACAAGCAGGAGAGCCCCAAAGATGTTTGAAAGCCTCTCCACAATGAAGCAGGGGGAGAGTGAGCCGATCAGGGACTATGctaagaagtactgggagactttcaacgagattgaaagttgtagCAAAGAATATGCCATTGCTACATTCAAAACTgggttgcctgttcggggagagttgcgCCAATCATTGAACATGAATCCGGTAGCAATGTTGGCTAAATTAATGGAGCGTATCGAGCAACATGCCAGGATGGAGGACGACATACTCTGTGAGGATGGCAAGattgttgccgaacagacgAAGGGGCCTACAAAGAAAGTAGACAAACCAGAACCTAAGACTTACAGAGAAAGGAAAAAGTAtaggcaggctaagaaagagccgtgcAAAGAAAGGCAAGTACCTGATCCCAAGTCGTTCTTTCAATAA